The Nicotiana tabacum cultivar K326 chromosome 1, ASM71507v2, whole genome shotgun sequence genome segment attttggattttttgttatAATATCGTTATGCCCATTGTTTTTGAGCTATCATTCTTATGTAGACCATGTCGCTCCGCTCTTCGGACCCGTCGAGGTTTTGCCTTTTATTTTCATTGTTGCTTGGCCCGTTCTCATTTGAATACCTTAAGCTTGGTTCCCCTACTTCGACCGATATtactgcatcagtcccatagactagtgAATATGGTGTTTTTCATGTTCTCATTTTCGGTATAGTGCagtatgcccatagcacttctGGCAGTAGTTCCGACCACAGTTCCTTGGCGTTCTCGAGCTTCTTTTTCATGATGTTCAATAttgttttgttggaggattctgcCTGACCGTTGCCTGCGGGATGATATGGCATGtagagtattcttttgatgtgccatttttcgaagaacTCGGCGGTCGTTTTTCCAGTGAATTGGGGATCGTTATCgtagctgatttctttggggatgctgAAGCCgcatatgatgtttctccatatgAACGAGATTACTTCTTGCTCGCGTATTTGGGTGAATATgcctgcttctacccacttggagaaatagtcagttaaaactaaaagaaatcatacattaCCTCATCCCGCCGGTaggggtccgacgatgtccattccccatttgatgaaaggCTAGGGCAAGGTGAATGAATGAAGGTGTTCGCCCGCTTGGTGAATCATGGGGGCGTATCTTTGGCATTGCTCACACCTTTTGATGAAGTTGGCGGCTTCCTTTTTCATCGTGGGCTAATAGCAGCCTGctcgtatgaggcatctgacgagAGCTCGATTGCCGGTATGAGCTCTACAGTGGACCTCGTGTACTTCTTCGAGGACGTGCCATGTTTATTTGGTCCTAAGCACTTTGCTAGGGTACCACCAAatgttcttttgtataagttaTTATCGACGATGTTGTACCTTGCCACTGCCTTCGAAGCTTCTAGGCTTTTTTTTTGTCGGGTGGGAGCACTCAATCCTGCAAGTATGAGATAATAcaattgcgccagtcccaagttaggtttatagATCGTACCTCGATCTGGTCTAGTGATGAATGGATGAGCATGACCACGTCCCCCTCTCCGGTTATGCTTTTGGTGACCGTTGCCAGTTTGGCGAGGCCGTCCGCTTCGATGTTATGCGCTCGGGATATTTGGTCGGGTTGGTAGCCGTCGAACTACGAGTTTTGCAAATCACATCGAATGATGATTCGCCGTGCTCCGTACTTGAGTGCCAACTTTAAACCTACAATCACGGCCTCTTACTCAGCCTTATTGTTAGTCAAATGAGGACACCGTATGGAATGGCGGACAATTTCGCTTGTTGGGACCTCGAGCACGAGCCCTAGTTTAGATCCTGATGCATTAGAAGCTCCATAGGTATACAAAACCCATTGGTTGTGTATGTTAGCAAAAGTATTGGCGGTTTCCATTTCGACCTCGGACATTATCTTCGCACTGAAATCGGCAACGAAGTCGGCAAAATCCTGCGACTTTATCGTTGTTCGCGGCTGATAGGTTATATCGTGCTTGCTCAGCTCTAAGACCCACTTTGCCAATCTGCCCGACAATTCGGGCTTGTGCAGGATACTCCTTAAAGGAAAAGTCGTGACCATCGAGATATGGTGGCATTGGAAATAAGGTCTAAGATTTCGTGAAACTACAACCAGGGCCAAAGCCAACTTCTCAAGGTGGGGGTACCTCGTTTCAGCGTCGACCAAAGTATTggtaatgtaatagatgggagattgcgtaccatTATTTTATCGTACCAGGACTGCACTTACTGTGACGTCGAACATGGCCAAGTAGACAAGGAGGCGTTCTCTAGGTTCTACCTTAGCTAGCAACGACGGTGAAGAGAGCTAGGCCTTCAATTCTTTTAAGGCATTGATGCATTCAGCATTCCATTAGAGTCCATTATCCTTTTTGAGTATGCCAAAAAAATTTGGCACCTATCGGAGGATCACGAGATGAATCTTAACAAGGCGGCTATCCGGTCAGTCAGCTTTTGCACTTGTTTTTTGCTGGTTAGATTTTTCGGGATTCCTTGTATAGCTTTGATTTGTTCAGGGTTGACCTCGATGCCTTGTTGTGATGCCAGGAATCCGAGTAATTTTCCAGATGTCAcgccgaaagcacatttctcgtgGTTTAATTTCATGTCGTACCTTCTGAATATATCGAAGGCCTCCCTCAAGTGTTCGATATGGTCTTCCTTTCTTTTTGGCTTAACCAACATGTCATCTATATATACTTCATGGCCTTTCCGAGTTaatctttgaacattttggtcacTAACCTCTAGTACGTTGCCCCCGTATTTTTTAACCCGAACAACATCACCCTATAGCAGTACGtcccttggtgggtgatgaaggtggttTTTTTCTGGTCATCCTCCTCTATGAGGATTTGGTTGTAACCCGAATAGGCATCCAAGAAGCTCAACAGTTCGTGCTCGGTTATGGCGTCGATGAGTTAGTTAATGTAGGGTAGCGagaacgagtcttttgggcaggctttgTTCAGATCTGtgaagtccacacacattcttccCTTACCGTACATCTTTTCCACCATGACTAAATTGGCGACCCAATGAGGGTACTTCGATTCTCTGATAGAACCGTTCACTAACAATTTCTCGACCTCTTCACGAATTGCATCATTTATTGTAGTTGAACTTTCGTCCGATTTGCCTTACTGGGGGGTAAAATGGGTCGACGTTCAACTTGTGGGTGTGCCATCTCCTTTGGGATACCTGGCATGTCTGCATGAGAAAAAGCGAATAGGTCTACATTATGTTTTAGGAATTGATGAAATTTACCTGGATCTCGGAGTTTATGGCCGATGAAAGCTTTTTTGTTGTGGTCGTCGTCATCTAATTAGATAGGGTCGAGGTCCTCTACAGTTGATCCTGTGGGTTCTATGATTTCAGGGTCGCTAATGACGTCTTTATTTTCATTGTCATCTGACCCCGACTTCGCTAATTGCTATACTTTCTCGGCTTTTCCTTTCAACTGTTGGGTGTATGCGCAGTCTTAGGTGAtacagtagcattcttgggctgTGTGTACCTCTCCCCAGATGCAGAAtactctcgagggtgggaaatttaATGACTTGGTACAAACTGGAGGGGACGACTTTCATgatgtatccatggtcggcctATGATGGTGTTGCACGTTGTATCCTAGTCCATGATATGGAACGTGGTCTCCAAGGTGACACCGTTGGCCAGGACGGGCAGCGTGATTTCTCTAGATGTCtgctcaactgcattgttaaaacctgttagcTTGATGTAGCGTGGCACTATCCTGTCCTCGAGCTTCATTTAGGTGAGAACTCGAGGATGGATGATGCACGCGCCGCTTCCATCGTCGACCATGATAAGTCTTACATCAGTATCAAAAATACGTAAAGTAATGACTAGAACGTCATAGTGAGGAAAGACCAAACCGTGGGTATCCGACTTATCAaaaatgatactttcttcgagttcatcataccgttcgtgggtgatTGACTGTTTGAGCTTGTGAGTGGTGGTGAACTTCACGTTGTTGATGGATGTGTCATCGCCTCCTTcgatgatcatttgaatggtCCGAACTGGGGAAGGTGGTTTGGGTGGCCCCTGATGTTGTTCTCGCCCTCGGGCGAAGTTGGCTCTCCCTCGATCGCTCATCAACTCTTTTAAGTGCCCTTGGTAAAGCATGTTCACGACCTCCTATCTAAGGGCGATGTAGTCCTCAGTCTTGTGACCCCGTTCCTGGTGGAATTCGCAGAGGCATTTGACTTTCTGGTGCTTGGTTCGGACTTCATCTTCTATGGCCGTTTTACCTTTGGGCCGAGCTTTTCTAATGCGTAGACTATTTTTGAGGGGGAAACACAAAAAATTGTGAGCTGATAAGCCCTTTCATTTTTTAGGATTCCCATTCGTAGCCTGGATGGACCTTCGTCGTGACGTGGAGGCGGCATGAGAGTTCCTCTGACATAAGGCTGATGTCTTTCTCGATTAGGTCATGACCCTGCTAGATCTCTTCTACTTTTGTTTCTTCGGTCTTTCCTAGACTCCATTTGGACCAAGGTCAGATGTTGAGGAGGTCCATTGAGATCATCCTCGTCGGCTCATACCTCGACACAGTAGGCATTGTGTATCTCATCCCAAGTGGTTGAAGGGTATTTCATGAGTCGGCTCAGCAACTTTTTAGTCGCCCGCGACCCACTTCTGCTCAGCCCATTCTGGAAAGTGGCCACCACCATTCCTTCAGATACATTTGGAAGGGTCATTCTTACACGATTGAACCGGGCGAGAAAGTCCCTGAGTCCTTCGCCGGGTGATTTCTTAATGGCGAATATGTCGTTAACTCTTGCCTCCGCTTTCTTGGCCCCTGTATGGGCGGTGACGAACTTGTCAGCCATTTCCTCGAACATTTCTATGATCGCGCGGTAGCTGCGAGTACCAAGTTAGGGCCCCGCCAATCAGGGTctctccaaactttttcagcaGTATGGATGATACTTGTTCTTTTGCAAGGTCGTTGACTTTTACTGCAGTGACATAGTGGGTCACATAATCTTCCGGATTCGTCatgccatcatatattttcaagtatggtggcattttgaaagtttttggtATAGCATGTGGTGCGGCCTCGTCGCTATACGGTTGCTCTACAAACCGGCTGGCGTCCCACTTTGGTAGGAGTTTTGGGGCACCTGGTATTTTATCTACCCTTTCTTGATGTTCTCTCATCTGGTCGCAAAGTGCTTTGTTCTCGTTCTCCATATCCTCCATTTTTCTAAGAATGACAACGAGAGCGTCGTTACCTGCATCACTAACAGAGTGAGTGATACCTGTCGAGGGAGGCTGGGTGTGTTGCTCATTGGTTGTTGTGGCGATGTCGACTCGCACACCCTCTCCGCTCGCCCTCTAAGCTGATTTGTCGAGTATATTGTTTAGTGTATTTGTTAGCCATTCTTCTAGTAGTTTTTTTACAGCTGGTGGTGCTTCTTCCGTGGTGGACGTAGAGGCTCCCTTTCCATCAGAATCAGTAATGCTTCCATGAAGGGAGTTAATCACTTCGCCTAGGTGAAGCGCTTGGTGTCACGTTCTTCTCGTCCTCTCCGTGAATTTCATTGATAGTGTTTAAGAGATTGGCGGTTAGATCAGCTAtcacctttctcttttcttctccaTTGCCTGCCATGTCAGATTTTGTGCAAACAACGAGATACGAGATTTTGCAAAGTTTTGTGCGTGTTTTTTTAGATCTAGGAATAAACTAAAACTTTTAACTAAAAAATTCTcacagacgacgccaaattgtttgaccaaaaagtgttaagctttttttgttaaactaattaagtaAATGATAATGGATAAATTCTAGCTAAATATAATAAATCCTACATCCAAGATTGATGGGTAGTAATAATCTAGAAATCGCATTTAATGCTATTAAAAGCCAAAAGGAGGTTTAATGATACCGTTGTAAATGAATGAGGCGATAAGGACAAGCAATAAATATGATAAATGGTAATAActatgaataaagaaaataattcaCCCAAATGTAtaatgaggtggatgattctcCCTCTGACAATGATATAAGATACTCAAACGTGGGAATATCAAATGCTTTATCGGATCTAATGTGGGAAAGCTTGGAACAAAGCAGCAAATCGAATCTTGTATAAAGATTATGTTTGTAGTTATTTGAGAGTCAACTTTTCTAGAGAGAGCTTATCAAGATAGAAAATTATATGCCCTTACATTCTCTCTTTATTCCTACTTATATGGGACATTCCCCTTACCTACTGAAAATAGAAATACAGAGAATATTCCTccgaatatttttaaaatatcttATTGCTAAACTAGCTGTTTTGACCGATCTGAGTGCTCGACCTCGACATTCGTTGCTCGGCTCATCAGTGTTGCTTCTTAAACACGACTTTGGCCTCATTGATTTATGATTTCCTTATTTCAGGCGAAGTCCTTTTGGTTAGATTTTGACACATACAATGTGAtcattatagaaattaattccgaAAATTCTATGAAGTTTTATAGCCAACTCTAATAGTGCCTCGACCACGTCTCCCCGCTGCCAACGGTCAAAATGACAAGATTTTCCAAACGCCCCCACCAAAGAAACTCCGTTGGCATTTCTCATAACTTTCCGTGCCGTTTTGTAAACGCTAGCTCCTCtctttctttctcattttttaccAAAGAAATTCCGTTGGCATATTTTGTATACTCCATCtatttttataaaagaaaaaagtaattGATCCAAGTATATATGGTTTACCTACCGGAGAAACAAACAACACCGTTTTGAGCTGCCTTGCACAACTAAGTATAATTTTTTGTTGGTTTCTCACCCGGTGTTCGGTATTAGCATTGAAGCCAATTATATTCGGATTCGTGCCGTATAGGACCCCCATTCGGAGGAAGTGCACTGCTTCTTACCAAAAAAAATTCATATCCAGGGCTTGAACCTGATACCTCTGGTTAAAGAAAAAACAATCTCATCCGATGCACCACATCTTTTAGGGATGCACGACAAAGTTTATCGCGTAAACACATCCTTTTATGATCGTCTTTTTGTTGAATTAGTAGAGAATAAAACATATCTCTTGCAAATTCAGatatatttatattaatataGTACTTTTATGCCAAGCTTAATTCATATACGCGGACAAAATTGCTTTCGGTTAGGTAAGCGTTATGAAAAAAAACCACTATTCTTGTTGAAAAGAATTAGTCAAGTAACATATACAAATACAATTGATTGAATTAGTAAAATTTCGAAAACttgatattatattatataatcTGCTATTTTGTAAGTCCTACATTCGTCTATGAATCTTACTGCTCCTTCTAAATATAGTTTCATATTTTAGTAAAGTTTCTTAACTTGTTTCTTTCAACTTACATTAGAACAAAAAACATAGGTGATTTAAACCGAAGAGAGTTTTGTCCAAGCCTAGAAAAATGATGGGGTTAGAAATATATTTAGAACCTGAAATCTCTAAAAATCATTGGGAATCACCAATTAATTCAACCAATTAGAGTTGGCATAGGATTCTCTTAGttaaagcaaaaacaaaaattcaagattTTTCTTTTAAAGTGTAAAGAGGAGGACAACCAAGGCCAGGCCGTTAGCTTGGCTTCACATGCATGCCAAATAGTAGTAGTGGTCGGAATTAGAGGAATCTTTTCCTCCAAATTACAAACATTTGTTCCCtacaatttcaatcataaaaccaAACAAACAACTCCATGCCAGGCTATCAACCACAATCTATACTCACTATACACCACATATCTTATACATCTTACAACTTCACTCTTTATCAATTAGTAGGATTtcaatcataaaaaaataatttggtaCACAAAGTCCGAAGAAAAACTACTAGATATTTATTCTAATGcaagcagtagtagtagtagctaCTTTTAGGTTCGAACCCCTTGGTTCTACCTCAATTATCTAATAGTATATAAAAATTAAGAAGGGGAAAAAGtgtaaaggaaaaaaatattagtAGTACTAATAAGGTGAGGGGTCCCACAAAAGCAAACAGCAATCTCAagaacacactcataaacaaatTCCAATTCCAATTCCAACGCTCATCATTTCAGATCAGAGAAATGCATtatccatcatcatcatcatcataatacATGTTACTGGAAACCAGCCTCTGCATATTTCCAGCTGCTACTTCCTATAACCAATGCACTCTAGTTATATCTAAAGTAACTAAACGCACATGACCAAAGACCATTCTTGTACTAGTACTTTGACTTGTCAAATGTAACGTTTATGATGACATCTAATGTGGTATTTTCGGTGCAAAAAGTAGTAAGTATAAAATTTGGGTCTAttttttacttaattaaattTAGTTGAATGATTTTTTAAGTGGCAAAAAATAAAGTGTAATAATTTTTTGTACCGAGTTTTGAATAAGTTTTaagtgacaaaaattaaaatagtgAATTTTGTGCAATAAAGTAAAGGCCCTAAGGTCGATTACACTTTCCACTACTAAGGCCTAACATTTACAAAAGTGTAATGAAGGAggccgtttggacataagaaattttttcctttttttaaaaaaaaatttcacttttttttttaaaatcaacatttattcataaaattttcaaaaaattgttgttcaagattttcactgataacttcaaaaacaactcaaaattatattctatatCCAAATGCAACTCTAAATTTCTAATACCATTTGAAaaaaatttcaccattttttaaaattttacaattcttatgtccaaacgcctattAGGTAATAAGACAATGAAACTAAGTAATACAACAAGTAATAACGGAGATCCTACTGATAATACTGACACAGTATAAAATCTAgggactaaaaataaaaaaatacacgACTAATACTGCTAATGAAGAATCAAAAGAACTCAAAAAATCATGAACAATTGGATCCAAATGAAAGGAATTAATGTGTAAACAAAAAATAATAGCACTAGAAATCTGCAAAACTCTAAAGGATATACAGTAATGAAGAAGAACAATATgtaatttctttatatttttctcaAAGAGCATTGTTACATTGGATCCACTCGAATTAATAAAAAAACTCACCATTCACTCAAAAACAATCagaaaaataaagacaaaaatagaaTAATAGTACATTCTTCAGTTGCATTCAATGTTAGTAGCAGCTAGAAAACTTCTATTTAAAGACCTAAACTATACACCTAGTATTAAATTTCTTGGTTTATTCTTGCTATATTACATGAATAAATGAGTTAgtaaattcaaagaaaaacataaaagttAGCAGTAGTAAAGTACCAATCCTCCTCAGCTTTTCCAAGCATAAACCAACAAAGAAAATCCAGAAGGACCTTTCAATTCATTTTCTTCAGTACTAGCCCATTCCATTACAGAGCTACAAGTTGAAGATGCTGAAGataaagatgaagaagatgaactTCTTGAACTTCTCAATACaccctttttcatcatttttgtcTCGAACCCGAATCCACAAGATTGTTGAGACCACAATTGAACTCCATTGTTAAAGTTGGAATCATCAGTAGCTACATATTCGTAACTTGATTTTTCGAATTTGAACATGAACAGAGCATACCCATCTTCGTCATCGTCAAATAACCAGTTGTACACATCCCATGAAACCAAAACTGGAACTCCGTCAACTTCAATTCTTTCATTTCCTCTGAATTTCCATTTCAAATGCTTAATTTGTAAGACCCTTTTGTTATCTACGCTGAAATATAGCCTTGGATCTTCTCCTAACCTGCAATCGATTGAGATTTCTTTCTCTTTCCCACCGaaatttgcttttgttttgtAGAGTTTGTTTCCACATACGTGTTCCCTTCTCAGCACCAGGTTTGGGTttggattcggattcggattttgattttgattctcCTTCTTTTCTGGCATTCGAGCTCGGGTTTTAGCGTAAGCTTCTTTGTTTAAATCGCCGACGAGAAGAACCATTTCGCCGTTAACAATAACAGCTACGTAAAATCCAGATATAGGTTCAGGCCCAGATCCAAATTTAGCTTTAGAAAGATCCCAAAAGATATGAACAACCTTGTTATCTCCGTCGAGCTTTTTTGACCCATGTTTTTTCCAGAAAATAAAGGGCTTAATATTGAGGTGGAAAGACGGGGTACTGGTTGAAGATAAATGAGGAGAAGAGATTGTATTATTGTAGTCAGCTCCAACTCCATCAGAATCGTTGAGGAGAAAATGGATGTGAAAAGATCTACCGAAGAGATTGCGAGACCAAGTGAGAGCAAAGAGGCCGAGGTGGGTTTGGTAAAGGGAGGTGGCGAGGTTGGGATTAGCAGCAAGCGGTGGCTGCGGCAGCGGTGGCGGTAGAGGACGAGCGGAGGCGGCGGCAGCTACCTCTAAAGGGCGGCGGAAACAAGAAGGGAAAGGTGAATAATAATGGTGGTGTTTTTTGGACTTAGCAACAATTTCCAtgattgaaagaaataataagaaaaaaaaaaggaaaaagctgATATATTGAGGTATAAGAGATTGAAAGAAGAGAGAAAGGAGATGAGGGATATATATGAGAAAGAGGTAATACCAATGGCAGAAGGGGTGGGGTGCgggggcggggggggggggggcagaatACAGATATATGTTGAAAATAGAAAACAGTGTATACTTTTGGGGGTTTAGGGAAGTCGTAGTCTATAAGGAGCAGCTGGGGTTTTGGGGGGGTTGGAGAAGACTGGCCAAAGGTGTTTGATTATATGGAGCCACAATCACCTCACGCGTAATACCATATACTTTTCCAACTAGTATTCAAGTCTTACACATAgtcaatataaaaaattaaaaaataaaaagaaaattaatccgtctttattttttttttctcattcgGCGTTGAAAAGTCCGTTAACATTTTCTAATAAAAAAAATCTATACACAAGATTCAAATCCGAGAACCATAATTAAAGATGATAGAGTAATTATCAATCTACTATTAGAATGTCTCGTAATATAATGT includes the following:
- the LOC107775407 gene encoding uncharacterized protein LOC107775407 yields the protein MEIVAKSKKHHHYYSPFPSCFRRPLEVAAAASARPLPPPLPQPPLAANPNLATSLYQTHLGLFALTWSRNLFGRSFHIHFLLNDSDGVGADYNNTISSPHLSSTSTPSFHLNIKPFIFWKKHGSKKLDGDNKVVHIFWDLSKAKFGSGPEPISGFYVAVIVNGEMVLLVGDLNKEAYAKTRARMPEKKENQNQNPNPNPNPNLVLRREHVCGNKLYKTKANFGGKEKEISIDCRLGEDPRLYFSVDNKRVLQIKHLKWKFRGNERIEVDGVPVLVSWDVYNWLFDDDEDGYALFMFKFEKSSYEYVATDDSNFNNGVQLWSQQSCGFGFETKMMKKGVLRSSRSSSSSSLSSASSTCSSVMEWASTEENELKGPSGFSLLVYAWKS